Proteins encoded together in one Anoxybacillus flavithermus window:
- the meaB gene encoding methylmalonyl Co-A mutase-associated GTPase MeaB yields MSEERTSRPEWVDDHNMFATSYVKGNDRVQPTKERRWVKRKELSIEEYVAGVLNNNRTILAQAITLIESNAAKHTEKAQRILHELLPYVGRSVRIGITGVPGAGKSTFIEAFGQFLCDKGHRVAVLAIDPSSSLTGGSILGDKTRMEYLARHPRAFIRPSPSGGTLGGVHRKTRETMLLCEAAGYDIILVETVGVGQSEVAVRGMVDFFLLLALTGAGDELQGMKKGMMELVDAIVINKADGDNKQKAELAKEEYNQILHYLRHATKGWETKAYTCSSLHGEGIEQIWEVIERFVQTTKQSGVFEERRKEQMKDWLHAMIKDYLHIRFFHHPAVQQQLPNIEQDVMEGKQPVTMAAQQLIRLYEQT; encoded by the coding sequence ATGAGTGAGGAGCGAACATCTCGACCAGAATGGGTGGATGACCACAATATGTTTGCAACGTCGTACGTGAAAGGAAACGATCGTGTTCAGCCGACAAAAGAAAGACGATGGGTAAAAAGAAAAGAGCTTTCGATTGAAGAATATGTCGCAGGTGTATTAAATAATAATCGCACCATTTTAGCACAAGCGATTACACTTATTGAAAGCAATGCAGCAAAACATACAGAAAAGGCACAGCGCATATTGCATGAGCTCCTTCCTTATGTAGGGCGTTCGGTTCGCATTGGCATTACTGGTGTTCCAGGTGCAGGCAAAAGTACATTCATTGAAGCATTCGGACAATTTTTATGCGATAAAGGTCATCGTGTTGCGGTATTAGCGATCGATCCGAGCAGCTCGCTCACAGGTGGAAGCATTCTTGGCGATAAAACGCGCATGGAATATTTAGCTCGTCATCCGCGTGCGTTTATTCGTCCTTCTCCATCGGGTGGCACGCTCGGGGGAGTGCATCGGAAAACACGTGAGACGATGCTGCTTTGTGAAGCAGCGGGATATGATATTATTCTCGTGGAAACGGTCGGTGTTGGTCAAAGTGAAGTGGCAGTACGCGGCATGGTTGATTTTTTTCTATTGCTTGCGCTAACAGGCGCTGGTGATGAACTGCAAGGAATGAAAAAGGGGATGATGGAACTCGTCGACGCGATCGTTATTAATAAAGCAGACGGGGATAATAAACAGAAAGCAGAGTTGGCGAAAGAAGAATATAATCAAATTTTACATTATTTACGCCATGCCACGAAAGGATGGGAGACGAAAGCATACACATGCTCTTCTCTTCACGGAGAAGGAATTGAACAAATTTGGGAAGTAATCGAACGGTTTGTGCAAACGACAAAACAATCCGGCGTGTTTGAGGAAAGAAGAAAGGAACAGATGAAAGATTGGCTGCATGCGATGATTAAAGATTATTTGCATATCCGCTTTTTTCATCATCCGGCTGTACAGCAACAGTTGCCGAACATCGAACAAGATGTGATGGAAGGGAAACAGCCGGTCACAATGGCCGCCCAGCAATTAATTCGTTTATATGAGCAAACGTAA
- the buk gene encoding butyrate kinase — protein MQEHSFRILVINPGSTSTKIGVFDNERSILEKTIRHDTEALRAYKKIIDQYEFRKQTILETLDHEGINISKLDAVCGRGGLLRPIEGGTYAVNEAMLQDLKRGYSGPHASNLGGILAHEIASALNIPAFIVDPVVVDELDPIARVSGFSLIERRSIFHALNQKAVARRVAKQMGKTYEEVNFIVAHMGGGITVGAHQRGRVIDVNNGLDGEGPFSPERAGTVPAGDLVSLCFSGEYYREEIMRMLVGGGGLVGYLGTNDAVKVEKMIENGDEKAKLIYSAMAYQVAKEIGAASAVLSGKVDAIILTGGLAYGKQFVKEIADRVQWIADVIVQPGENELQALAEGALRVLRGEEEAKQYPQAVKTTV, from the coding sequence TTGCAGGAACATTCATTTCGCATCTTAGTCATTAATCCGGGATCGACGTCAACGAAAATTGGCGTCTTTGATAACGAGCGCTCCATTTTAGAAAAAACGATTCGTCATGATACAGAAGCGTTACGAGCGTATAAAAAAATTATTGACCAATACGAATTTCGCAAACAAACGATTTTAGAAACGCTTGACCATGAAGGAATTAATATTTCTAAGCTCGATGCAGTATGCGGACGCGGTGGCTTACTTCGTCCGATTGAAGGTGGCACATATGCTGTCAATGAGGCGATGCTGCAAGATTTAAAGCGCGGATACTCAGGCCCGCACGCTTCGAATCTCGGTGGAATTTTAGCGCACGAAATTGCTTCAGCATTAAACATTCCAGCGTTTATCGTCGATCCAGTCGTTGTAGATGAACTTGACCCGATTGCTCGCGTTTCTGGCTTTTCATTAATTGAGCGTCGCAGCATTTTCCACGCGTTAAATCAAAAAGCAGTCGCTCGCCGCGTCGCCAAGCAAATGGGAAAAACATATGAGGAGGTCAATTTCATCGTCGCGCATATGGGCGGAGGTATTACAGTTGGTGCACATCAACGCGGACGCGTTATTGATGTCAACAACGGATTGGACGGAGAAGGTCCGTTTAGCCCTGAACGTGCCGGTACTGTGCCAGCGGGTGATCTCGTTTCTCTCTGTTTCTCTGGTGAATATTATCGAGAAGAAATTATGCGCATGCTCGTTGGAGGCGGAGGTCTCGTTGGTTACTTAGGGACGAATGATGCAGTGAAAGTCGAAAAAATGATTGAAAATGGCGACGAAAAGGCGAAGCTCATTTATAGTGCGATGGCGTATCAAGTAGCGAAAGAAATTGGAGCAGCAAGCGCAGTATTATCAGGAAAAGTTGATGCCATTATTTTAACGGGCGGTTTAGCATACGGAAAACAGTTTGTAAAAGAAATTGCTGATCGCGTACAATGGATTGCCGATGTCATCGTGCAGCCAGGAGAGAATGAACTGCAGGCACTCGCTGAAGGAGCGCTTCGCGTATTGCGTGGAGAAGAAGAAGCGAAACAATATCCACAAGCGGTCAAAACAACGGTTTAA
- the scpA gene encoding methylmalonyl-CoA mutase: MERKVDFTNIPFQRKGDTVSEQQWKQAIEEKLQTSIDDLFFQTNEQITLKPLYTKKDIEGFDFLDYMPGIPPYLRGPYPTMYVVRPWTIRQYAGFSTAEESNAFYRRNLAMGQKGLSVAFDLATHRGYDSDHPRVVGDVGKAGVAIDSVLDMKILFDGIPLDQMSVSMTMNGAVLPIMAFYIVTAEEQGVTQDKLSGTIQNDILKEYMVRNTYIYPPETSMRIIADIFAYTAKYMPKFNSISISGYHMQEAGAPADIELAYTLADGLEYVRTGLKAGIDIDSFAPRLSFFWAIGMNYFMEVAKMRAARVIWAKMMKTFNPKNPKSLALRTHSQTSGWSLTEQDPFNNVVRTLIEAHAAAMGHTQSLHTNALDEAIALPTDFSARIARNTQLYLQEETGICRVIDPWAGSYYVETLTNELMKRAWKHIEEIENLGGMAKAIETGLPKMRIEEAAARRQAKIDSGAETIIGVNKYRPEKEEPIDILEVDNTAVRMRQIEKLKQLRASRDEARVQQTLQAITKATETGEGNLLELAVEAARARATLGEISYAIEKVAGRHKAVIRSVSGVYSAEFTNEEEIARVKKMTDEFYELEGRRPRILIAKMGQDGHDRGAKVIATAFADLGFDVDIGPLFQTPEETARQAVENDVHVVGMSSLAAGHKTLLPQLVEELRKLGREDIIVVVGGVIPPQDYEFLYEHGAAAIFGPGTIIPVAAQKVLHEIYRRLGYEEVSE; this comes from the coding sequence ATGGAGCGGAAAGTTGATTTTACGAATATTCCTTTCCAACGCAAAGGCGATACGGTGAGCGAACAACAATGGAAGCAGGCAATCGAAGAAAAGCTGCAAACATCGATTGACGACCTTTTTTTCCAAACAAACGAACAAATTACGCTTAAACCACTATATACAAAAAAAGATATTGAAGGTTTTGACTTTCTTGACTATATGCCGGGTATTCCACCATATTTGCGCGGACCGTACCCGACAATGTACGTCGTTCGACCGTGGACGATTCGCCAATATGCAGGTTTTTCTACGGCAGAAGAAAGCAACGCCTTTTACCGCCGCAATTTAGCGATGGGGCAAAAAGGGTTGTCGGTTGCGTTTGACCTTGCCACCCACCGCGGCTATGATTCTGACCATCCACGCGTCGTCGGCGATGTCGGCAAAGCAGGGGTCGCTATCGATTCGGTGCTCGATATGAAAATTTTATTCGATGGCATTCCGCTTGATCAAATGTCCGTATCGATGACGATGAACGGGGCTGTGCTCCCAATCATGGCGTTTTACATCGTTACCGCCGAAGAGCAGGGAGTGACGCAAGACAAACTGTCCGGCACAATCCAAAACGACATTTTAAAAGAATATATGGTGCGCAATACGTATATTTATCCGCCAGAAACGTCGATGCGCATTATCGCCGACATTTTCGCCTATACTGCAAAATATATGCCAAAATTCAATAGCATTAGCATTTCCGGCTATCACATGCAGGAAGCTGGTGCGCCGGCGGATATTGAGCTTGCCTATACACTTGCCGATGGGCTTGAGTATGTGCGTACAGGCTTAAAAGCAGGCATTGACATTGATTCATTTGCTCCACGCCTATCGTTTTTCTGGGCAATCGGCATGAACTATTTTATGGAAGTGGCAAAAATGCGTGCGGCGCGCGTGATTTGGGCGAAAATGATGAAAACATTTAACCCGAAAAATCCGAAGTCGTTAGCGTTGCGAACGCATTCGCAAACATCAGGCTGGAGTTTAACCGAACAAGACCCGTTCAACAACGTTGTCCGTACACTCATTGAAGCGCATGCAGCAGCGATGGGGCATACGCAGTCGCTTCATACGAACGCACTTGATGAAGCAATTGCGTTACCGACCGACTTTTCTGCGCGCATCGCTCGCAATACGCAGCTTTATTTGCAAGAAGAAACGGGCATTTGTCGCGTCATTGACCCGTGGGCAGGCTCGTATTACGTCGAAACGTTGACGAACGAACTAATGAAGCGAGCGTGGAAACATATTGAAGAAATCGAAAATCTCGGTGGTATGGCGAAAGCGATTGAAACAGGATTGCCAAAAATGCGCATTGAAGAAGCAGCAGCAAGACGGCAAGCCAAAATTGATTCTGGTGCGGAGACGATTATCGGTGTGAATAAATATCGTCCAGAAAAAGAAGAGCCGATCGATATTTTAGAAGTCGATAATACGGCTGTGCGCATGCGACAAATCGAAAAATTAAAACAGTTGCGTGCGTCTCGGGATGAAGCGCGTGTGCAACAAACGCTGCAAGCGATTACGAAAGCGACGGAAACAGGCGAAGGAAACTTATTAGAATTGGCGGTAGAAGCCGCTCGTGCGCGCGCGACGTTAGGCGAAATTTCGTATGCAATTGAAAAAGTAGCAGGCCGACATAAAGCAGTCATTCGTTCCGTTAGCGGGGTATATAGCGCAGAGTTTACGAACGAAGAAGAAATTGCACGCGTCAAAAAAATGACGGATGAATTTTATGAGTTAGAAGGAAGACGGCCGCGCATTTTAATCGCCAAAATGGGTCAAGATGGACATGACCGTGGGGCAAAAGTGATCGCCACCGCATTTGCGGATTTAGGTTTTGACGTTGATATCGGTCCGCTCTTTCAAACACCAGAAGAGACAGCGCGGCAAGCGGTTGAAAACGATGTTCACGTCGTTGGGATGAGCTCGCTCGCTGCTGGACATAAAACGTTACTGCCACAGCTTGTGGAAGAGTTACGCAAACTAGGGCGAGAAGATATTATTGTTGTCGTTGGTGGCGTCATACCACCACAAGATTACGAATTTTTATATGAACATGGTGCAGCGGCTATTTTTGGACCAGGTACGATCATCCCGGTCGCAGCTCAAAAAGTGTTGCACGAAATTTATCGACGACTCGGTTACGAGGAAGTGAGCGAATGA
- a CDS encoding methylmalonyl-CoA mutase family protein, whose translation MADLLTMKNASFPIPKYDEWEQEAEKSLKGKPLEKLVTTTYEQLQIKPIYIRSDIETTPEQYPGFPSYVRGTEPDGYMKKPWAVSQAISAKSPKEWNEIATYDIARGQTEIHLILDELGFSITSLEDVETMFSGISLSDYSIRLDAGACSLSVLALFIAYFHKQQLPLDSLRGTIGMDPLSALAIKGELPTSLSTLYDVMADVTRWAKEQLPLIKTIIVHGEPYHHGGANAVQELAFSFATAVEYINECLKRGLTVDEVAERMSFSFAIGADFFMEIAKLRAARAMWSNIIQAFGGSERAQKMSLHARTSYFTKTVYDPYVNMLRASAEAFAAIVGGANSLHVSPFDEAIRPADEFSRRIARNTQLILLEEAHIGKVIDPAGGSYYVETLTAQIAEAAWKLFQQIEAKGGMTKALQAGVVQAEIENIAKLREQNVKMRKERIIGTNVYANVAEPKPNIQSVSPTKDESYDGETMERTGNWLDSAIAFVRRRATARGIDAALAMTGPSIAISPVRQWRLSEPFEQLRQAAERHLETNGKRPTVHLINLGAIAHHKARADFMSGFFEAGGFAVVKNDGYMSVDEAIKGALEADGTHYIICGTDESYPEAVPAIAKALKDANPPRNVYVAGKQPLEIETTFIEAGVDGFIHIGSNCYETLVAFMKEMGVALDGAES comes from the coding sequence ATGGCGGATTTGTTAACGATGAAAAACGCCTCGTTTCCTATTCCGAAATATGACGAATGGGAACAAGAAGCAGAAAAATCGCTTAAAGGAAAACCGCTTGAAAAGTTAGTGACAACAACGTATGAGCAACTACAAATAAAACCGATCTATATACGAAGCGACATAGAGACAACTCCTGAGCAATATCCGGGGTTTCCTAGCTATGTGCGCGGGACGGAGCCGGATGGGTATATGAAAAAGCCATGGGCAGTCAGTCAAGCCATTTCTGCCAAAAGTCCTAAGGAATGGAACGAAATCGCAACATACGATATCGCAAGAGGACAGACGGAAATTCATCTTATTTTAGACGAGCTCGGATTTTCTATCACGTCGCTAGAGGATGTCGAAACGATGTTTTCTGGCATTTCGCTTTCCGACTATTCGATTCGTCTCGATGCAGGGGCATGTTCGTTGTCAGTTTTGGCGCTGTTTATCGCTTATTTTCATAAGCAACAACTTCCGCTCGATTCATTGCGCGGAACAATCGGCATGGACCCGCTTTCGGCATTAGCGATAAAAGGAGAACTTCCTACGTCGCTTTCGACGCTGTATGACGTGATGGCGGATGTGACGAGATGGGCGAAAGAACAGCTGCCTTTGATAAAAACGATCATCGTTCACGGAGAACCGTATCATCACGGTGGGGCCAATGCGGTGCAAGAGTTAGCGTTTTCGTTTGCGACTGCCGTCGAATATATCAACGAATGTTTAAAGCGCGGGTTGACGGTCGATGAGGTGGCCGAACGAATGAGTTTTTCGTTCGCGATCGGTGCTGACTTTTTTATGGAAATCGCGAAACTGCGCGCGGCTCGTGCGATGTGGTCGAATATTATTCAAGCGTTTGGCGGCAGCGAACGAGCGCAAAAAATGTCGCTTCATGCGCGAACGTCGTATTTCACGAAAACGGTTTATGACCCGTATGTAAACATGCTTCGGGCATCAGCAGAAGCGTTTGCTGCGATTGTCGGTGGGGCGAATAGTTTACACGTTTCCCCGTTTGACGAAGCGATTCGACCAGCGGATGAGTTTTCACGAAGAATTGCCCGTAATACACAATTGATTTTACTAGAAGAAGCGCACATCGGGAAAGTCATCGACCCGGCTGGCGGTTCGTATTACGTTGAAACGCTAACGGCACAAATTGCAGAAGCTGCATGGAAGCTATTTCAACAAATCGAAGCAAAAGGCGGCATGACAAAAGCGCTCCAAGCAGGAGTGGTGCAAGCAGAAATCGAAAACATCGCCAAGCTGCGCGAACAAAACGTCAAAATGCGCAAAGAACGAATCATCGGTACAAACGTCTATGCGAATGTAGCAGAGCCAAAACCGAACATCCAATCTGTATCGCCGACAAAAGATGAATCGTATGATGGTGAAACGATGGAGCGGACCGGAAATTGGCTAGATAGTGCCATTGCTTTCGTCCGTCGTCGAGCGACCGCTCGAGGAATTGATGCTGCGCTCGCGATGACCGGTCCGTCGATTGCCATTTCCCCAGTTCGCCAATGGCGGCTGTCTGAGCCGTTTGAGCAGCTGCGCCAAGCAGCGGAGCGGCATTTAGAAACGAACGGAAAGCGTCCAACCGTGCATCTCATCAATCTCGGCGCCATCGCCCATCATAAAGCGCGCGCTGATTTTATGAGCGGCTTTTTTGAAGCGGGTGGATTCGCTGTCGTGAAAAATGACGGCTATATGTCGGTTGACGAGGCGATAAAAGGGGCGTTAGAAGCAGACGGAACGCATTATATCATTTGCGGAACAGACGAAAGCTATCCGGAAGCGGTTCCGGCGATTGCGAAAGCGTTAAAGGATGCGAATCCGCCGCGAAACGTCTACGTCGCTGGAAAACAACCGCTGGAAATCGAAACCACTTTTATAGAAGCGGGGGTGGACGGATTTATTCATATCGGTTCTAATTGCTACGAAACGCTTGTGGCGTTTATGAAGGAAATGGGGGTGGCTTTAGATGGAGCGGAAAGTTGA
- a CDS encoding dihydrolipoamide acetyltransferase family protein: MAIEKITMPQLGESVTEGTISQWLVSVGDRVNKYDPLAEVMTDKVNAEIPSSFAGVIKEIIAKEGETLPVGAVICTIEVEGEEQVEEKQMSVENELPPTNEQANKQPMKKQGGERGRYSPAVLRLAQEHNIDLTQVTGTGMGGRITRKDLLKFIEFGNVPKADAPEQAVEPIQQVEVSKQEVAPKVELPKQQAPSVSVQAGDIEIPVTPVRKAIATNMLRSKHEAPHAWTMVEVDVTNLVAYRDSIKDEFKKREGFNLTYFAFFVKAVAQALKEFPQMNSMWAGDKIVQKKDINISIAVATDDALFVPVIKHADEKSIKGIAREIAELAAKVRAGKLRPEDMQGGTFTVNNTGSFGSVQSMGIINYPQAAILQVESIVKRPVVKDGMIAVRDMVNLCLSLDHRVLDGLICGRFLARVKDILENISKDNTPIY, encoded by the coding sequence ATGGCGATTGAGAAAATTACGATGCCACAGCTTGGTGAAAGCGTAACGGAAGGAACGATTAGCCAATGGCTCGTATCGGTTGGCGATCGCGTCAATAAATACGATCCGCTCGCTGAAGTGATGACAGATAAGGTGAATGCGGAAATTCCTTCTTCATTTGCAGGAGTCATTAAGGAAATTATCGCAAAAGAAGGAGAAACATTGCCTGTTGGTGCTGTCATTTGTACGATTGAAGTCGAAGGAGAAGAACAAGTAGAAGAAAAGCAAATGAGCGTGGAAAACGAATTGCCGCCGACGAATGAACAAGCGAATAAACAACCGATGAAAAAGCAAGGCGGTGAGCGCGGACGCTATTCGCCAGCTGTTCTTCGTCTCGCGCAAGAACATAACATCGATTTAACACAAGTGACAGGAACGGGCATGGGCGGACGCATTACGCGCAAGGATTTACTCAAATTCATTGAGTTTGGTAACGTACCGAAAGCGGATGCGCCAGAACAAGCCGTCGAGCCGATCCAACAAGTAGAAGTATCGAAACAGGAAGTCGCACCAAAAGTGGAATTACCAAAACAGCAAGCACCGAGCGTTTCTGTGCAAGCGGGCGACATCGAAATTCCTGTCACACCAGTGCGTAAAGCCATTGCGACAAACATGCTTCGCAGTAAACATGAAGCACCGCACGCATGGACGATGGTTGAAGTCGATGTGACGAACTTAGTCGCTTACCGCGATTCCATTAAAGACGAATTTAAAAAGCGCGAAGGGTTTAACTTAACGTATTTTGCGTTTTTTGTAAAAGCGGTGGCTCAAGCGTTAAAAGAATTCCCACAAATGAACTCGATGTGGGCAGGAGACAAAATTGTTCAAAAGAAAGATATTAACATTTCAATTGCCGTAGCGACAGATGACGCACTTTTTGTCCCAGTTATTAAACATGCGGATGAAAAATCGATTAAAGGGATTGCACGTGAGATTGCGGAATTAGCCGCAAAAGTGCGCGCAGGCAAGCTCCGTCCGGAAGATATGCAAGGTGGTACGTTTACGGTTAACAATACAGGTTCGTTTGGCTCCGTTCAATCCATGGGAATCATCAACTATCCACAAGCGGCGATTTTACAAGTGGAATCGATCGTGAAACGACCTGTTGTAAAAGACGGCATGATTGCTGTTCGCGATATGGTTAACCTTTGCTTATCGCTAGATCATCGCGTGCTCGATGGCTTAATTTGCGGTCGCTTCTTAGCGCGTGTGAAAGACATTTTAGAAAACATATCGAAAGACAATACGCCAATTTATTAA
- a CDS encoding thiamine pyrophosphate-dependent dehydrogenase E1 component subunit alpha, whose translation MAENRHEQLGLSDETVLQMYETMVLARKIDERMWLLNRAGKIPFVISCQGQEAAQVGAAFALDRTKDYVLPYYRDMGVVLTFGMTPTELMLSAFAKAEDPNSGGRQMPGHFGKKKNRIVTGSSPVTTQVPHAVGIALAAKMEKKDFVSFVTFGEGSSNQGDFHEGANFAGVHKLPVIFMCENNKYAISVPIEKQLACEKVSDRAIGYGMPGYTVDGTDPLEVYRVVKEAADRARRGEGPTLIETVAYRLTAHSSDDDDRAYRTPEEIAEAKSKDPIYLFANYLKEVGVLTDELEKEILDRVMKQVNEATDYAEKAPYAQPEHALKYVYAEEE comes from the coding sequence ATGGCGGAAAATCGTCATGAACAACTCGGTTTAAGCGATGAAACCGTTTTACAAATGTATGAAACGATGGTGTTAGCACGTAAAATTGACGAACGGATGTGGTTATTAAACCGCGCAGGTAAAATTCCGTTCGTGATCTCTTGTCAAGGGCAAGAAGCGGCGCAAGTAGGAGCGGCATTCGCTTTGGATCGTACGAAAGATTATGTGTTGCCATATTATCGCGATATGGGCGTCGTATTAACGTTTGGGATGACGCCGACAGAATTGATGCTTTCCGCATTTGCAAAAGCGGAAGATCCAAACTCTGGCGGTCGCCAAATGCCAGGGCATTTCGGGAAAAAGAAAAACCGCATCGTCACAGGTTCTTCTCCAGTTACAACACAAGTACCACATGCTGTTGGGATCGCTTTAGCAGCGAAAATGGAGAAAAAAGATTTCGTATCGTTCGTTACATTTGGGGAAGGGTCTTCGAACCAAGGTGACTTCCATGAAGGGGCTAACTTTGCAGGAGTTCATAAGCTGCCGGTCATTTTTATGTGCGAAAACAATAAATATGCGATCTCTGTTCCAATTGAAAAACAATTAGCATGCGAAAAGGTGTCAGATCGTGCCATCGGCTATGGCATGCCAGGGTATACAGTGGATGGTACAGATCCGCTTGAAGTATATCGCGTTGTCAAAGAAGCAGCCGATCGTGCGCGCCGTGGTGAAGGACCAACATTAATTGAAACGGTTGCTTATCGCTTAACAGCGCATTCGTCGGATGATGACGATCGTGCATATCGTACGCCAGAAGAAATTGCAGAGGCAAAGTCAAAAGATCCAATTTATTTATTTGCAAACTACTTAAAAGAAGTAGGCGTATTAACAGATGAGTTGGAAAAAGAAATTCTCGATCGCGTCATGAAACAAGTGAACGAAGCAACAGACTACGCAGAAAAAGCACCATATGCGCAACCAGAACATGCGTTGAAATACGTATACGCAGAGGAGGAATAA
- the lpdA gene encoding dihydrolipoyl dehydrogenase: MAKEYDVVILGGGTGGYVAAIRAAQLGLKTAVVEKGKLGGTCLHAGCIPSKALLRSAEVYAQTKESETFGVVASEVRLDFAKVQARKQAIIDQLHKGIHMLMKKGKIDVYEGTGRILGPSIFSPMPGTISVEMNDGTENEMLVPKYVVIATGSRPRTLPGLTIDGQFVMTSDEALRMGTLPSSIIIVGGGVIGIEWASMLNDFGVDVTVIEYADRILPTEDRDVSKEIEKILKQRGVRIVTKAKVLPDTLVVENGVRIQAEINGQNETFTADKMLVSVGRQANIEGIGLENTDIVIEKGFIQTNEYYQTKEKHIYAIGDVIGGLQLAHVASHEGIIAIEHLAGKEVHPLDYAMVPKCIYSRPEAASVGLTEEEAKAKGYDVKVGKFPFKAIGKALVYGEAEGFVKIVADAKTDDLLGVHMVGPHVTDMISEAGLARVLDATPWEIAHTIHPHPTLSEAMMEAALAVDGKAIHF, encoded by the coding sequence ATGGCAAAAGAATACGATGTAGTCATACTTGGAGGCGGAACAGGCGGATACGTCGCTGCGATTCGTGCTGCTCAGCTCGGTTTAAAAACAGCGGTTGTCGAAAAAGGAAAACTTGGAGGAACGTGTTTGCATGCGGGATGTATTCCAAGCAAAGCATTATTACGGAGCGCGGAAGTGTATGCACAAACGAAAGAAAGTGAAACGTTTGGTGTAGTAGCTAGCGAGGTACGATTAGATTTTGCGAAAGTGCAAGCGCGTAAGCAAGCGATTATTGATCAACTGCATAAAGGCATCCACATGTTAATGAAAAAAGGGAAAATCGATGTATATGAAGGAACGGGACGCATTTTAGGACCTTCGATTTTTTCACCGATGCCAGGTACGATTTCGGTCGAGATGAATGACGGAACAGAAAATGAAATGCTTGTACCAAAATACGTTGTTATCGCAACAGGATCTCGTCCGCGCACACTACCGGGGTTAACAATTGACGGTCAATTTGTCATGACTTCAGATGAAGCGTTGCGCATGGGGACGTTGCCATCTTCGATCATTATTGTCGGTGGTGGCGTCATTGGCATCGAATGGGCATCGATGTTGAATGACTTTGGCGTGGATGTTACAGTCATTGAATATGCAGATCGTATTTTGCCAACAGAAGATCGCGATGTCTCCAAAGAAATTGAAAAAATATTAAAACAACGTGGTGTACGCATCGTTACAAAAGCAAAAGTATTGCCTGACACACTCGTTGTTGAAAATGGTGTCCGCATTCAAGCAGAAATCAACGGACAAAATGAAACGTTTACAGCAGACAAAATGCTCGTTTCCGTTGGACGTCAAGCAAATATTGAAGGTATTGGATTAGAAAATACTGACATTGTCATTGAAAAAGGCTTTATTCAAACGAATGAATACTATCAAACAAAAGAAAAACATATTTACGCCATTGGGGATGTGATCGGTGGCTTACAGCTTGCTCATGTCGCTTCACATGAAGGGATTATTGCGATTGAGCATCTTGCTGGAAAAGAAGTTCATCCGCTTGATTATGCGATGGTGCCAAAATGTATTTATAGTCGTCCGGAGGCAGCAAGTGTAGGTTTGACAGAAGAAGAGGCGAAGGCAAAAGGATATGACGTGAAAGTCGGCAAATTCCCATTTAAAGCGATTGGAAAGGCACTTGTATACGGAGAAGCTGAAGGGTTTGTAAAAATTGTTGCTGATGCAAAAACAGACGATTTGCTCGGCGTACATATGGTTGGTCCGCACGTCACAGATATGATTTCTGAAGCTGGATTAGCACGTGTGCTTGATGCGACACCGTGGGAAATTGCTCACACCATTCATCCGCATCCGACGCTGTCGGAGGCGATGATGGAAGCGGCGCTTGCTGTTGATGGAAAAGCGATTCATTTTTAA